TTTTACAGCTACATCTTCTGAAGACACCATAATTAATCTAACGCAACACAGTTATTTTAATCTCGACGGACATTCAAATGATATTGTTAAACAGGAGCTAATTATTAACTCTCAAAAAATTCTAGAAACCAATAACGAACTAATACCAACAGGAAATTATATTGATTTAAAAAATAATGACTTTGACTTTTCTACTTCAAAACCATGTCCTGTATCAATTGATAATACTTTTGTATTAAACAACGAAAATGCTGCAACTCTTATCAGTAAAAAAAACAATCTAAAAATGACGGTTACTACCAATCAACCTGCAGTACATATATATGTTGGAGGGAATTGTTTTAATAAAATCAAAGGAAAAGAAAATGCAAACTATCATGCGTTAAGTGGCATTTGTTTTGAAACACAAAATTTTCCTGACGCTCCAAATCACAGTCACTTTCCGAATGCTGTATTGAAGAAAAATGAAACTTATTTCCACCAAACAAAGTTCAAATTTGAAAACCTATAATTAAAAATGAAAAAATTAGCTTTATTGGCAGTAATAGCAATGGTTTTATCTTGCTCCTCAGATAGTAAGTCTGGTACTCAGGATACTTTTATTCGGGCGGCAGACATGTCCTATTTGCCTTTAATCGAAAGTGAAGGAACTATATACAAACACAACAATGTCGCCGAAGATGCCGTTACTACATTAAAAAATGCAGGTTGTAATACTATCAGAATTCGTCTTTGGCAAAATCCATCTGATGGACATTCCAGTTTAAATGAAGTAAAAGCTTTAGCACTCAGAGTAAAACAGGTAGGTATGAAAGTTTGGCTGACGGTACATTATTCAGATACATGGGCGGACCCAGGAAATCAAACCAAACCAGTAGCTTGGCAAAATCTAAATTATACCGATTTAAAAACTGCTGTTTCAAATTACACCATACAAATTATGACTGAAATCTATCCTGATATCATTCAAATTGGCAATGAAACAAATGATGGTCTACTTTGGCCCGAAGGTAAATTATCAACCAACGAATCACAATATTTAGAATTAGTTTCGACAGCAGTTACTGCCGTGAGAAGCAAATCAACAACAACCAAAATAATGCTACATTATGCGGGAATATCCGGTTCTGATTGGTTTTTTAGCAAGGTAGCTAATGTAGATTACGATTATATTGGTATTTCTTATTATCCAATTTATCATGGAAAAAGCTTAACCGATTTACAAAATAAGATGAATACTCTTGGGCAGTTGTACAATAAAAAAGTAGTAATAGCCGAAACAGCGTATCCGTTTACTTTTGGATACAACGATTACACCAATAATATCTTAGGCCTTTCAAGTCAAATAATCCCTGCTTATGCTGCTTCAAATGATGGACAAAAACAATATCTATTAGCCATCAAAAATTTGGTAAAACAAAGTACAAATGGAATTGGTTTTTGTTATTGGGGTGCCGAATGGGTCGCTTTCCGTGGACCAACATCAACTAATGGCTCTCCATGGGAAAATCAAGCACTTTGGGACTTTACAAATAATTCACTTCCAGCGATGGATGCTTTTAATGCTAACTAATTATGAGAAAATTTTATTTATTATTACTGCTTTCTATATTTGGTTTTAGCCAAAATAAACCCTTTGTTAAAGGTGCTGATGTCGGTTGGTTGCCTCAGATGGAAGCCACAGGTTATAAATTTTATGATACAGACGGAAAAGAAAAAGATTGCCTGCAATTATTAAAAGACCGCGGAATGAACTCCATCCGTCTAAGAGTTTGGGTAAATCCAAATGATGATAAAGCTAGCGGACATTGTAGTAAGGAAGAAACCGTTGCCATGGCATTACGAGCTCAAAAAATGGGAATGCGAGTTATGATTGACTTCCATTATTCTGATTCTTGGGCTGATCCAGCAAAACAATTTAAACCAAAAGCTTGGGAGAAACATACTTTTCCGGAATTACTAAATGATGTTTACCATCACACTTATGATGTAATCAATGCTTTAAAAACAGCTGGCGTTACTCCAGAATGGGTTCAAGTTGGGAACGAAATTCCAGGCGGAATGCTGTGGCCCGATGGAAGCACAAAAAACTGGAAACAGCTAGGTCAATTATTAAACAAAGGGTATGAAGCTATAAAAGCAGTAGACAAAAAAATTAAAGTAATTGTTCACGTCGATGAAGGAAACAACAACAAAAAGTTCCGAGAATTCTTTGACAATGCCACAACTCAAAAAGTAAAATACGATATAATCGGCTTGTCTTACTATCCTTATTGGATAAAAAAAGATTATTCTGAAACTATTGCCGACTT
The window above is part of the Flavobacterium sp. N1994 genome. Proteins encoded here:
- a CDS encoding arabinogalactan endo-beta-1,4-galactanase gives rise to the protein MRKFYLLLLLSIFGFSQNKPFVKGADVGWLPQMEATGYKFYDTDGKEKDCLQLLKDRGMNSIRLRVWVNPNDDKASGHCSKEETVAMALRAQKMGMRVMIDFHYSDSWADPAKQFKPKAWEKHTFPELLNDVYHHTYDVINALKTAGVTPEWVQVGNEIPGGMLWPDGSTKNWKQLGQLLNKGYEAIKAVDKKIKVIVHVDEGNNNKKFREFFDNATTQKVKYDIIGLSYYPYWIKKDYSETIADLQFNLNDMAKRYGKEVMVVEVGGEDDKVQNTYELLAATIKAVKKVPNNKGLGVFYWEPQGARSWSHYALSAWLENGQPSPALDAFKE
- a CDS encoding arabinogalactan endo-beta-1,4-galactanase, giving the protein MKKLALLAVIAMVLSCSSDSKSGTQDTFIRAADMSYLPLIESEGTIYKHNNVAEDAVTTLKNAGCNTIRIRLWQNPSDGHSSLNEVKALALRVKQVGMKVWLTVHYSDTWADPGNQTKPVAWQNLNYTDLKTAVSNYTIQIMTEIYPDIIQIGNETNDGLLWPEGKLSTNESQYLELVSTAVTAVRSKSTTTKIMLHYAGISGSDWFFSKVANVDYDYIGISYYPIYHGKSLTDLQNKMNTLGQLYNKKVVIAETAYPFTFGYNDYTNNILGLSSQIIPAYAASNDGQKQYLLAIKNLVKQSTNGIGFCYWGAEWVAFRGPTSTNGSPWENQALWDFTNNSLPAMDAFNAN